The following proteins come from a genomic window of Vicinamibacteria bacterium:
- a CDS encoding UbiX family flavin prenyltransferase, producing the protein MRRILVGISGASGTIYGIRLLETLRTTPDVEIHLIVSASAKRTLVEETDFSVKQVEALAHVVHDNRDLAAAPASGSFRTAGMVIAPCSIKTVSALANCYTDTLIARAGDVTLKEGRPLVVVVRETPLHVGHLRQMLALAEMGGILLPPMPAFYLRPKTIDDLVNQTVARVLERMDIRHGLLPEWTGGRKGPAG; encoded by the coding sequence GTGCGACGGATCCTCGTGGGCATCTCCGGCGCCTCCGGAACCATTTACGGCATCCGCCTGCTGGAGACGCTGCGCACCACCCCCGATGTGGAGATACACCTGATCGTGAGCGCGTCCGCCAAGCGCACCCTGGTGGAGGAGACCGACTTCTCAGTGAAACAGGTCGAGGCCTTGGCCCACGTTGTCCACGACAACCGCGACCTGGCCGCGGCACCGGCCAGCGGCTCATTCCGCACCGCGGGGATGGTGATCGCCCCCTGCAGCATCAAGACCGTCTCCGCGCTCGCAAACTGCTATACAGACACGCTGATCGCGCGGGCGGGCGACGTCACGCTCAAGGAAGGGCGTCCGCTCGTGGTGGTGGTCCGCGAGACCCCCCTCCACGTGGGCCACCTTCGGCAGATGCTCGCCCTCGCCGAGATGGGAGGCATCCTCCTCCCGCCTATGCCCGCCTTCTATCTGCGGCCGAAGACGATAGACGACCTCGTCAACCAGACGGTGGCCCGGGTTCTCGAGCGCATGGACATACGCCATGGGCTCCTGCCGGAATGGACGGGGGGGCGGAAGGGACCGGCGGGCTGA